The Clupea harengus chromosome 26, Ch_v2.0.2, whole genome shotgun sequence genome has a segment encoding these proteins:
- the LOC105910143 gene encoding G-protein coupled receptor 35: protein MLMLVLAITGVRTIRRTPSPSSPLLLKMSNLTLSPNATSPGSLSGRPPWYQYDVCAVAPYGFIFYFGVKVFNLAVGFPTNMLVIWKVATSKSEGSTSDIFIFNLAILDAFFCLMTPIDFVNRLILDNEQIWHFQLFYYGVKDTAPLFLTCICLDRYVAVVHPILFTGIRDNRIRTAVTALVWGLILAYALTKSLLGVRSTTEIFSGFILFAFALMVFCNLSIVWVLRKSVAGKETMNPVKKRAFKMVLIVMGIIVCNYLPPVATMPFVAYYTFVAFRCHISISVFSIMDLSCSIEPLLYLSKMEKLACCACFQSPQKKPAEVTV, encoded by the exons ATGTTAATGCTGGTGCTTGCAATTACAGGAGTCAGGACTATACGCAG AACACCATCGCCTtcctcacctcttctcctcAAGATGAGTAACCTCACACTCAGCCCGAATGCAACAAGCCCAGGGTCGCTATCCGGCCGGCCGCCCTGGTACCAGTATGACGTGTGTGCTGTGGCGCCGTACGGCTTCATCTTCTACTTTGGCGTGAAGGTGTTCAACCTGGCAGTGGGCTTCCCCACCAACATGCTGGTGATATGGAAGGTGGCCACGAGCAAGAGCGAAGGCTCTACCTCAGACATCTTCATCTTCAACCTGGCCATCCTGGACGCCTTCTTCTGCCTCATGACGCCCATCGACTTTGTCAACCGCCTGATCCTGGACAACGAGCAAATCTGGCACTTCCAGCTCTTCTACTACGGAGTCAAGGACACGGCACCACTCTTCCTCACCTGCATCTGCCTGGACCGCTATGTTGCCGTGGTGCACCCCATCCTCTTCACGGGCATCCGTGACAACCGCATCCGGACGGCCGTGACGGCGCTGGTGTGGGGGCTCATCCTGGCCTACGCGCTCACCAAGTCCCTCCTGGGCGTGCGGAGCACCACCGAGATCTTCAGCGGGTTCATCCTCTTCGCCTTTGCCCTCATGGTCTTCTGCAACCTGTCCATCGTCTGGGTGCTGCGCAAGTCCGTGGCGGGCAAGGAGACCATGAACCCGGTGAAGAAGAGAGCCTTCAAGATGGTGCTGATCGTGATGGGCATCATCGTGTGCAACTACCTGCCCCCCGTGGCAACGATGCCCTTCGTGGCTTACTACACCTTCGTGGCGTTCCGCTGCCACATCAGCATCTCGGTGTTCTCCATCATGGACCTGAGCTGCAGCATCGAGCCGCTGCTCTACCTCAGCAAGATGGAGAAGCTGGCTTGCTGTGCCTGCTTCCAGAGCCCCCAGAAGAAGCCTGCTGAAGTGACTGTATAG